The sequence ACGCCGTGCCGGGTGCCTCCTATTTTGTCTCCACCCGCGCTACCGCGCGGACTCCGACAAAACATCCGGCCCTACGGCTACGCGGGGGGCGTCGCACACCGCTCGTCCGCTATCGCTCCCTCGCTTCCATGTGCTCCTTCCCCGAGCTTATTATTCTTGACGAGCCTACCACCGGCGTAGACCCGGTCTCGCGCCGCGACTTCTGGAACATCCTTGCGCAACTGATTCAGGAAAAAGGCATTACCGCGCTGGTGTCCACGGCCTATCTCGACGAAGCGGCGCGTTTTCATCATATCTCCCTGGTACTTGGCGGCAAGGTGCTTGCCCAGGGCGAACCGCAGGAAATAGCGCATCTGACGCCGGGCCGTATTGTTGCGCTGCACAGCACTCAACAGCTGGAGACCCTGGAAAGACTACGGGAGCATTTCCCGCAGGTCGAGTCATTAGGATCGTGGATACGCAGCTTCGTGGATGAAAACGACGATGCCGCTGCTATAAGCAGGATAAAAGGCGTGCTTGGTGCGCTGCCTGTGGATGACATCCATGTATCAGAGCCCGAACTGGAGGATGTATTCATCACGCTGCTTAGACAGCGCTCAGCCGCGCAGCCGCAATCCCCAGGGGATACGCCACCCTCCCCTTCTCAGTGGACCCATAATGCGCAACAAGGCGCTGCTACGCAAGGACAGCATCACACCATTGAAGCGCTTGATTTAAGCAAAGACTTCGGTAGGTTTCGCGCCGTAGAGCAGGCGAGCTTCCGCGTTCCGCAAGGGGAAATCTTCGGTCTGCTGGGCGCCAACGGGGCAGGCAAGACCACTGTGATCAAAATGCTCACCGGAATCCTGCGCCCTAACAGCGGCGTAGGACGTGTGGCCGGCGTTGACATGCGCCGCGCCGGACAACGCATCAAAGGGCGTATCGGTTATATGTCGCAGGCGTTTTCGCTTTATCTTGATCTCACGGTATTGGAGAACATCAACTTGTACGCCGGCATCTACGGACTAAGCGGTAACGAGAAACGCCAGCGCACCGCCTGGGTGGTGAAGATGGCGGGCCTGAGCAGTCACGAAACGGACCGCGCCAGCAGTCTGCCAATAGGTTTGCGGCAACGCCTGGAGCTGGGCTGCGCCTTGGTGCACCGCCCACAGGTGCTGTTTCTCGATGAACCGACATCGGGTGTGGACCCCTTGGGGCGGCGCCGGTTCTAGGACATTCTTTTCAAGCTGTCGCGCGAAGACGGTGTGGCCATCCTCATCACGACGCATTATATGAGCGAAGCGGAGCACTGCGATCATCTGGCGTTGATGTACGCCGGGCGCATCGTCGCCGACGCCACGCCCGCCGGGATGAAACACCAAGTCGAGAGCGAGGCGGGCCGGTTGCTGGAGATCAGCGTCGCGGAACCGCGCCGCGCCGTACGGGAACTTGCACAAAACGGTGTGACTGATACCGCATTGTTCGGCAAGCGCATCCATTTTCTATCGCGTGAGCCTGAGGCCGATAAGCAACGCATAACGCAGATTTTAAGCGCCGCAAATATTCGGCTTGATGCGATCATGCCGCGCCCGCTGTCCATGGAGGACGTGTTTGTCTATCGCGTCACGGCCTTGGAGCAACAGGAACGGCACGCTGCGGGAGCTGAGGCATGAACCCGCAGACCGAAGCCAAAGGTCACGAGACTGGACATGGCCTCAAAGGCATGAACGCGCCGCAAGACACCGTTTTCCATGCGCAACAGCTCAGCAAGATTTACCGCATGGGCGAAGTTGAGGTGCACGCGTTGCGCTCCTTGAATCTGGAAATTTATCAGGGTGAGTTCGTGGTGCTGCTCGGGCCTTCGGGAAGCGGCAAGTCCACGCTGCTCAATATTCTGGGCGGCCTGGACACGCCCGCCAGCGGCGTCGCCCGGTGGCGCGACCATGATCTGGCGAAGGCCGACGAGCACGAACTCACGCGATATCGCCGCGAGCACGTGGGCTTCGTATTTCAATTTTACAATCTGATTCCCAGTCTCACGGTGCGCGAAAACGTCGCGCTGGTCACCGAGATCGCGCCTCACCCCATGTCGCCCGAAGAAGCCTTGGAGCGCGTGGGGCTCGGCCAGCGCCTGGATCACTTTCCTTCGCAGCTCTCCGGCGGCGAGCAACAGCGCGTCGCCATTGCGCGCGCCATCGCCAAGCGCCCCGATGTGCTGCTGTGCGACGAGCCCACCGGCGCGCTCGATTATGAAACCGGCAAGGTAGTGCTGGAGGAGATCGCCATGATCAACCGCGAACTTGGCGCCACTGCGGTAGTGATCACGCACAACGCCGCCATCGCCGGCATGGCGGACCGTGTCATGCATCTCGCCGACGGCCGCATCACGCGCGTTGAACGCAATACGCACAAACTAACCCCGGAGGAGCTGCGCTGGTGAAGATGCTCAATAAAAAACTGGTGCGCGACCTTTGGCGCATGAAGAGCCAAGCCGTCACTATCGCACTGGTGGTGGCGGCCGGTATCGCCGGTTTTATCGGTTCGCTTTCCACCTACGATTCGCTACGGTGGTCGCGTGAGAATTACTACGATACTGCGCGCTTCGCCGACGTGTTCGCCGAACTGAAGCGCGCGCCCAGGGCGGTCGAACGCAGAATCGCGGAGCTTCCCGGTGTGGCGGATGCGGAAACCACCGTCCAGTTTGACGTGACGCTCGACATACCCGGCGTAGCCGAGCCTGTGGTCGGTCGCATGATCGGCCTGGCTGACGGCGGTCAGCCGCGGTTGAACCGGCTCTTTATCCGCCATGGCCGCCTGCCGGAAACCGGCCGGCCGCACGAAGCCGTGGTATCGGAAGGGTTCGCCGCCAAGCGCCAGATCAAGCCAGGGGATCGGCTCGCCGCCCTGATCAACGGTAAGCGCGAAACGATTGAGATCGTCGGCATCGGATTATCGCCGGAGTATATCTTCGCCACCCGTGGCGGCGCGTTTCCCGACGATCGAGGCTTCGGCGTGTTCTGGATGGATCGCGTGCATCTCGCCTCCGCGTTCACCAAGGTTTCGGCGCTGGGCGTGGAGGAGCAGCGCGTCAACGTGGTCATGGACATCGCCTCGCCGAGAGAGCAATGGCTGACGTTGGGCGATGGTTACAAGGTGGATACGCGTATCGTCATATTCAGCGCGGAGAATGTGCTGAAGGTGCCGGTGAGCGCCCTGTTCTGCGAGGGCGACAATTGGGCGGTATTCATGGCGCGCGACGGGTATGCGCAGAAGCGCACGGTGCAGATCGCCAAGCGTAACGGGCTGGAAGCCTTGGTGGAAAAAGGTTTGGACATGGGCATGCAAGTCATCGTGTATCCCGGTGACGCGGTGCACGACGGCGTGCGTATAAAAGCGAGGTAAAGCATATGAACATAACTGCAACGCAACATACGCTGGATGCACCCAGCAAGGCGGTGCTGGAACGCTACCGCCGTGCGTTGAACTATCTCACCGCGGCGCAAATATACCTGATGGATAACCCGCTGCTGGAGGAACCGCTTAAACCCGAACACATCAAGCCACGCCTGCTCGGACACTGGGGCACCGCGCCCGGCATCACCCGCGAAGAAGGCGCCACCACCACGCCGTTCGACATGCACATCCGCAACCGCACCAGCCGCTACCACCTGGTGATCCAGGCGGCGCGGAGGATGGCCGCCTGTCATCCCCATTTTTCAATGCAAGCCGAGGCATTGATCGTGGAATATGAACGCAAGCTCGCCGACCATCGCACATTCATTCTGCGCGAGGGGCTTGACCCGCCGGAGATCAATGACTGGCGCCG is a genomic window of Gammaproteobacteria bacterium containing:
- a CDS encoding ATP-binding cassette domain-containing protein, giving the protein AVPGASYFVSTRATARTPTKHPALRLRGGRRTPLVRYRSLASMCSFPELIILDEPTTGVDPVSRRDFWNILAQLIQEKGITALVSTAYLDEAARFHHISLVLGGKVLAQGEPQEIAHLTPGRIVALHSTQQLETLERLREHFPQVESLGSWIRSFVDENDDAAAISRIKGVLGALPVDDIHVSEPELEDVFITLLRQRSAAQPQSPGDTPPSPSQWTHNAQQGAATQGQHHTIEALDLSKDFGRFRAVEQASFRVPQGEIFGLLGANGAGKTTVIKMLTGILRPNSGVGRVAGVDMRRAGQRIKGRIGYMSQAFSLYLDLTVLENINLYAGIYGLSGNEKRQRTAWVVKMAGLSSHETDRASSLPIGLRQRLELGCALVHRPQVLFLDEPTSGVDPLGRRRF
- a CDS encoding ABC transporter ATP-binding protein, with protein sequence MNAPQDTVFHAQQLSKIYRMGEVEVHALRSLNLEIYQGEFVVLLGPSGSGKSTLLNILGGLDTPASGVARWRDHDLAKADEHELTRYRREHVGFVFQFYNLIPSLTVRENVALVTEIAPHPMSPEEALERVGLGQRLDHFPSQLSGGEQQRVAIARAIAKRPDVLLCDEPTGALDYETGKVVLEEIAMINRELGATAVVITHNAAIAGMADRVMHLADGRITRVERNTHKLTPEELRW